CTTAATGACTCAAAGAAAGACTCTATGGAGAAATAATGAAGGAATGGGTCATACTTGTTTGATATGTAGGATTTATTCTATTATTTCAAGGAAAATTTCAATGCAGCAAACAAATGAAGGAAATTCTTATAGGCCTATCCATTCTTACCTGTTTCCATTTTAGTTCATTTAGTCAAACCCATCAGCCGTCTCTACCTGAGAACAATGGTCTCAACTTAGAAGGCGTATGTTCTTTGCCACAGTGTCTGTATGCGGCTATCCCTGGAGCGATTCAGTATCCTGAGGATAGTAGCGTCCAATGGGCCATGAACAACGTGGAAGTAGCCCTGAAGAGCAATGGCAAGTATTTGATTACCAGTGATTTTTCTGTAATAGGTGAAGAGTTGGGTGCGATAGTCAATTTGGAGCTCCAATTTTATGACTATGAAAACCAGTTGATTCAGACCTTGTCATCTGGCGAATTGCAGTTGTATGCCGAACAAGGCTATGCCGAGCCTTTTGTTTGGACAGGAGATCTAGGAGAGGAGACAGGACAACGTACAGATTATTTTGCACTCAAAGTGACGCGTAGTGAGATAGTACCCTACTACGAGCTCAACAATAATTGTTATTTGCCATGTAAAAATGAAGAGCTCAAGACAAGGATCAAAGAATTCAAGAAGTCTAAATAGTACTTTGCTTTTGCCTCGCTAGATTAGCAGTTCATTAATCCTTGATTTCATGATATCACGTTGTTTACTAGCTCTTGTTGTACTTTGTCTGTTGTTTTCTTGTGAGCAGGTAGCTTCTGTAGAGCAGGGCGTGACTCGCACTCTTGCGGTAGAGCGTAGTGATCGGTTTTCGTCGGTGCACTACGATTTGACCTTTCACCTACCCGGAGATAGAAGTGAGCCTGTGGTGGGAACTCTGCTGCTTTCATTCAAAACCATTGCAGCAGATCAAGATCTCGTATTGGATTATACTCCTAGTGAATCTACGGTACAAAGTGTATGGGTCAACGAGGAAAAAGTGTCCGCCATCTTGTCACAAGGGCATTTGATTGTACCTGCTCGTTTTATTGAGAAGGGCTACAATGAAGTGAGGGTTAGTTTCCAATCCATGTGTGACGCTTTACACCGCAGTGAGGATTATATGTATAGTTTGTTTGTACCCAACAAAGCTTCCGAAGTATATCCCTGTTTTGATCAGCCTGACATCAAAGCTACCTATTCGTTGACCTTGAATGTTCCTTCTATGTGGGAGTGCATGTCCAACGCTGCGGTTGCGAAGGTTGCACTTGAGGGTGAACGTAAAAGCGTCATGTTTGAAAAAACTGAGCTTATCAGTAGTTATTTGTTTGCATTTACCGCGGGTATATTTGAGAAGAGAAGCTTCACCGGGGAAGTGTTTGATTTTGAAATGATTTATCGGGTCCATGATGAAGAGAGGCTAGAGGAGAATCTCGAGGAAATTTACAATTTGCACATGCGATCGGTGGCATGGATGGAGGAGTATACAGGGATTGCTTTTCCATTTGATAAATTTGGTGTTGCAGTATTGCCGAGTTTTCCATTTGGAGGAATGGAACACCCTGGAGTGATTGACTACCGAGCATCACTGTTGATGCTGGATGAAACAGCTACGTTAGAGGATCAACTGAAGCGTGCTGGATTGATAGCACATGAGACGGCGCATATGTGGTTTGGTAATTATGTGACGATGACTTGGTTTGACGATGTATGGATGAAAGAAGTCTTTGCCAATTTCATGGCGGATAAAATTGTGGCAGAACTCTATCCAGAGGTCAATCATGAGTTGGCCTTTTTGTATGATCACTATCCGAGTGCATACGAAGTGGATCGTACACAAGGGACGGTGCCTATTCGTCAAGAACTTGTAAATCTGGATGAGGCAGCCAATATGTATGGCAATATTATCTATCACAAAGCCCCGATTATGATGAGGCAATTGGAGATATTACTTGGCGAAAAGGTGCTTCAGTCTTCACTCAAAGACTACTTGGATAGTCATGCTTATGGTCATGCTGATTGGGAGGATTTGGTTACTATCATGCAACGCGTGTCTGGCCGGGACCTGTCCGTATTCAACAAGTCATGGATATACCAAGAAGGCATGCCATTCTTTGAACTGACTTTTCAAGACACGGATGTATTGTATGAGTATGACATTATACAGCATGATCCCAAAGGAAAGGGGCGCGTATGGCCACAGTATACGGATATTCGTTTTGAGGATGACTTGGGTTACTTCAACAATAGTCTCTATCTGGACGATCATCATTATATTTTGCCAAGTAGAAGAGGTGCCGACGTGTCCAATTTCGTGGCGATGAATACTCATGGTCAGGGTTATGGTGTTTTTTCATATGGTTTGGGATATGTCAAGGAAGAGTTTCTGTTTGAGCAAGCGAGGGTGGATATATCGAGGTATGAGGATGACCTGATTCGTGGAGCGACTTATCTTAACTTGCACGAGTATTTGCTGCAAGAGGGCTTTCATCCGCAGATGTACTTTTTCTTTTTGCAAAACTACCTTAGGGAGGAAAAAAACGAACAAATTGTAGAGTATCTCTTGTCATTGACTAAGCAGGTGTACTTTCGATTTTTTGATCAAAGAATGAGGAGTGAGAATGCGGAAAATATTGAAAACTTGCTGCTCAATAAAATTGAAGAGGTAGAAAGTCAGTCTCTCAAAACGAGCTTGTTCAATGCCTATGTAGAATTGTCTGTCAGTCCCGAGGCAATTCGTCGTTTGAAGTATTTTTGGGAGGGGGATTCTTTGCCGTCAGGGGTGACAGTATCTCAGCGGCAAGAGGAGAATTTGGCACTGCATATTGCTCTCAAGGGATCTGTGGAGGATGAAGACTATTTGACATGGCAGATGGAAAAAATGGATGATGATGACAGAGTTCGGCGTTTGCAGTTTATCGCACCAGCTACATCACATGATGCAGCGATGCGTGATGAGTTTTTTGAGCTATTGCGTCGCCCCGAAAATCGAACGCATGAATCTTGGGTACTGACTGCTCTTTCGTATCTGCATCACCCTGTGCGAGGGGAGGCTTCAATTGACTATCTGAAACCCTCTCTCGATATGATCCCCGAGCTCCAGCGCACGGGGGATATCTTTTTTGTCAAAGGCTGGCTGGATCATACGCTATACGGGTTTAATTCGACCGCATCGGCAGACGTGGTTCGTCAATGCCTCAATCAAAATAACACGTCAATTCACTTGCAAAACAAATTGCTGCAAGCGTCAGATTTGTTGTTTCGTGCAGAAGCAAACTTGATTGATTATCAAGCGGATTAGATTTTGGCCTGGTATGTATAGAGTTCAAAATAGCGCCCTTCTTTGGCAATAAGTTCATCATGCGAACCGGACTCGTAGATTTGTCCCCCCTCGATGACAAGGATTTGATCTGCTTGCTTGATTGTACTTAGCCTATGAGCAATCACAAATGTGGTACGTCCTGCCATCAGAGATTTTAAACTCTCTTGGATGTAGGATTCACTCTCGGTATCTAGGTTTGATGTAGCCTCATCTAAGATGAGAATTTTAGGGTCTGCTAGGATTGCTCTAGCGATGGCAATGCGTTGCCTTTGCCCCCCAGATAGCTTGACCCCACGTTCTCCAATTACCGTCTTTAGCCCTTCGTCAAATCGATCAGTAAATTCGTCGACATGTGCTGCTTTGACAGCATGGAGTAGCTCTTCTGTTGTGGAGTTAGGTCTAGGGAATAGGATGTTTTCTTGGATGGTCCCCTCAAATAAGAAGTCGTCTTGAAGGACCACTCCTATGTTTTTTCGGTAGCTGTTGAGTGTCACTTGAGAGAGGTCATGGCCGTCTATTTTGATTTGTCCAGAAGCAGGAGTAATGAAGGATGCGACCAAACCAGCGATTGTGGATTTGCCTGAGCCTGAGGTCCCAACGAGTGCAGTGACGCTACCTTTGGGTGCATCAAACGAAATCTCTTTAATGACATTTTTGTCTTCTTCGTAGGCAAAGGAGACGTGATCAAATCGGATATCTCCTTCTACTTGTTCTAACTCGATGTGTCTATCTAAGAGGTCTACTTCGGTATCCATTGTCATGATTTCTTCTGTTCGATCGAGTCCTGCAAATGCTTCTGTGAGCTGACTGCCAATGTTGCTCATTTGCACGATGGGTGCGATCATAAAGCCTAACAATAGAGTAAAGGAAATGAAGTCCCCAAGTGTGAGTTGATCGTGAATGATCATGTATCCACCTATACCCATTATTCCTGTAGAGGCTAGTCCGAGCAAAAACGTTGCTGAACTAGTGACGAGCGCTGTGGAAGTTAGGCTCTTTTTGACATTGTCAAAAAGACGAAGTGCTCCAGTTTCGAAAGATTTGATTTCTTGTTCTTCAGCGTTGAACCCTTTGATGACTCGAATACCGTTGAGTGTTTCGGTGAGTCTTCCTGTTACTTCTGCATTGATCTGTCCGCGCTTGCGAAAGATCGGCCGTATGTAGCCAAACGCTTTCAAAGAGATGACTCCAAAGATAGCAATAGGGATCAGCACGTATAGGGTCATCATGGGACTGATATTGATGAGCAAGACCAATGAAATGATAGCGGTCAGGACACCACCAAAGAGTTGCACCAGCCCTGTGCCAACCAGATTTCGAACACCTTCCACATCACTCATGATACGAGAGACTAGTGCACCGCTTTTGTTGTTGTCGAAGAAATGAATGGGGAGTTGGATGATTTTCTTTTGAACCTTGACGCGCAGTTGAGCGATGAGGTGTTGGGCTTCTACGCTGAGCAATCGAGTGAGTGCGAAGCTAGTGGCTGCTTGCACGACAATGGCTATTGATACTACGATCAAGATCGTTTTCAGCAAAGGGTAGTTGCCCTTGCCAATGACATCATCCATTAGGTATTTACTAGCGTAGGGCAGGACTAAACTTGCAAGACGGCTAATGATGATTAGTAATAACCCAAGAAGTAATAGATTCTTTCGAGGCAGGATGATGGTTTTGAAAACTTGGCGAAGGGAAGCTTTGTTTTTTTGCATAGTCAAGGATAAAAAAATAATCTTAACCTATAACGGGAGTGTCCTCAAATAGATTAAGATTATAAAGAAAAGATGTACTCAGATTTAGGGTTGTATCAGTAGGCGATAGCAAAACCAAGGTTGAGGGATACACTTTGGACGTGGAAGTCGTTGCTAGATTGGAAAGCTTGCTCATAGCGTCCACTGATATGGAATCCACCACCAGCCAACCCGACAGGCAGGTAGATACCGATTTCTGGAGAAATCGTAAAGTGCGCTGAGGTGTCTGTGACTTCATATAGTCCCACTTGTACACGCTGGTTTACGAAGGATACTCCCACGTTGACGCCTGCGTAGGGTCTTACCCCTCCATCACTCCCTAGATAGAAGTGTGTGTTGACCATAAGCGGGTAAACATTGATATGACGTAGCTGTGTGCCCCAGATGTCGACACCTGGTTGACTCTGTACGAGCCCATCTTGTTTGTCATAGTACATTTGCCATCCAGCATAGCCCCCTACAGAGAAAAAGTCGTAGATGAATTTTCGGCCACTGATGTTAAGACCACTAGCACTGGTGCCTCCGACATAGTCGTCTAGATCATAGACAGGTACGGAGATTCCCCAGTTGATATTGAACATCGATTCTTGTGCTTTGGCTGAACCAAAACAACCAACAATTGCGAGTAGTAAAATGAGTTTTTTCATGTAGATAGATTATTGGGTCTGTAGGTAGGGAGATTGGCTGTAGGCTTGATCGATGAATTCTTCTATGTTGCTTTTGGTCAATTCATCGCGGAGTAGTCCATTGACCAAGCCAGTCCATGCGGATGTAGCGTCTGCGTCAGCTGGCAATGTAGGAGTGAAGGTTACCATGGATATGATGATACTGCCTGTACGATAGGAATAAACATAGGCGGGAGGATAGTAGCCCCAACCTGGATACCAAGGATCGTACCACCACCAGCAGTCCCAGCATCCACCAGCAGCATAGTTTTCTGTAGTGATTACTTCTGGTAAGATGAGTATATCGGGGTCTGTTGTGTTTGGATCTACACGTGTATAACCATAGTTGGTCATATTTGTTTTGATGCTACTCAAGATCGTGCCATTGAATTTGTGATAGGTACTGTGATCGTCGTTTTGATACAAAACAGAATCTGGCATAGCGTAGGTTTTGTATTGGTTGGGCTGGAAGAGCTCTTCGTCATATGTGGTGACTACTATGTCAAACTCGTCTGCTTCGGTGATTTGATCAGGGTAGCAGCCTGCTATCATAGAAGACAGTAGAAGAGCCAAAAGAATGTTTTTCATATCTATGTGGAATTGATTAGACTGCTAAAATAGGTAAAAAGAGGCCTTGAGTCATTTACTTCTATAAATTAGTTGTGCCAGGCAAAGGATAAATCATTCTTCATTTTCTTATAATTTTTATTTGTCTAGTTTTGGAATATTCAACCAAAAACAAAACAAATGCATCGTTATATTTTTGCTTTTCTTGTTCTTCTTACTGTTTCATGTTCTAAGCCTAAAGTAGAGGTGATTTCTACGGCTGATTTTAAAAATACATACAATCAAGTAAGTACCGAGACGGTACTGATTGATGTACGGACAGAAGAAGAGGTAGCTACAGGCGTCATAGAGGGCGCGGTTAATATGAACTTTCATGATCCAGAGTTCAATACCCAACTGATGGCTTTGGATAAAAATAAAACCTATTATCTCTATTGCAAAAGTGGAGGCAGAAGCAATCGTACTGCAGAGCTCATGAAGGAGAATGGTTTCAAAGAGGTATATGACCTAGAAGGTGGGATTACGGCATG
The DNA window shown above is from Reichenbachiella sp. 5M10 and carries:
- a CDS encoding M1 family aminopeptidase, with the protein product MISRCLLALVVLCLLFSCEQVASVEQGVTRTLAVERSDRFSSVHYDLTFHLPGDRSEPVVGTLLLSFKTIAADQDLVLDYTPSESTVQSVWVNEEKVSAILSQGHLIVPARFIEKGYNEVRVSFQSMCDALHRSEDYMYSLFVPNKASEVYPCFDQPDIKATYSLTLNVPSMWECMSNAAVAKVALEGERKSVMFEKTELISSYLFAFTAGIFEKRSFTGEVFDFEMIYRVHDEERLEENLEEIYNLHMRSVAWMEEYTGIAFPFDKFGVAVLPSFPFGGMEHPGVIDYRASLLMLDETATLEDQLKRAGLIAHETAHMWFGNYVTMTWFDDVWMKEVFANFMADKIVAELYPEVNHELAFLYDHYPSAYEVDRTQGTVPIRQELVNLDEAANMYGNIIYHKAPIMMRQLEILLGEKVLQSSLKDYLDSHAYGHADWEDLVTIMQRVSGRDLSVFNKSWIYQEGMPFFELTFQDTDVLYEYDIIQHDPKGKGRVWPQYTDIRFEDDLGYFNNSLYLDDHHYILPSRRGADVSNFVAMNTHGQGYGVFSYGLGYVKEEFLFEQARVDISRYEDDLIRGATYLNLHEYLLQEGFHPQMYFFFLQNYLREEKNEQIVEYLLSLTKQVYFRFFDQRMRSENAENIENLLLNKIEEVESQSLKTSLFNAYVELSVSPEAIRRLKYFWEGDSLPSGVTVSQRQEENLALHIALKGSVEDEDYLTWQMEKMDDDDRVRRLQFIAPATSHDAAMRDEFFELLRRPENRTHESWVLTALSYLHHPVRGEASIDYLKPSLDMIPELQRTGDIFFVKGWLDHTLYGFNSTASADVVRQCLNQNNTSIHLQNKLLQASDLLFRAEANLIDYQAD
- a CDS encoding ABC transporter ATP-binding protein, whose product is MQKNKASLRQVFKTIILPRKNLLLLGLLLIIISRLASLVLPYASKYLMDDVIGKGNYPLLKTILIVVSIAIVVQAATSFALTRLLSVEAQHLIAQLRVKVQKKIIQLPIHFFDNNKSGALVSRIMSDVEGVRNLVGTGLVQLFGGVLTAIISLVLLINISPMMTLYVLIPIAIFGVISLKAFGYIRPIFRKRGQINAEVTGRLTETLNGIRVIKGFNAEEQEIKSFETGALRLFDNVKKSLTSTALVTSSATFLLGLASTGIMGIGGYMIIHDQLTLGDFISFTLLLGFMIAPIVQMSNIGSQLTEAFAGLDRTEEIMTMDTEVDLLDRHIELEQVEGDIRFDHVSFAYEEDKNVIKEISFDAPKGSVTALVGTSGSGKSTIAGLVASFITPASGQIKIDGHDLSQVTLNSYRKNIGVVLQDDFLFEGTIQENILFPRPNSTTEELLHAVKAAHVDEFTDRFDEGLKTVIGERGVKLSGGQRQRIAIARAILADPKILILDEATSNLDTESESYIQESLKSLMAGRTTFVIAHRLSTIKQADQILVIEGGQIYESGSHDELIAKEGRYFELYTYQAKI
- a CDS encoding DUF4136 domain-containing protein encodes the protein MKNILLALLLSSMIAGCYPDQITEADEFDIVVTTYDEELFQPNQYKTYAMPDSVLYQNDDHSTYHKFNGTILSSIKTNMTNYGYTRVDPNTTDPDILILPEVITTENYAAGGCWDCWWWYDPWYPGWGYYPPAYVYSYRTGSIIISMVTFTPTLPADADATSAWTGLVNGLLRDELTKSNIEEFIDQAYSQSPYLQTQ
- a CDS encoding rhodanese-like domain-containing protein, which gives rise to MHRYIFAFLVLLTVSCSKPKVEVISTADFKNTYNQVSTETVLIDVRTEEEVATGVIEGAVNMNFHDPEFNTQLMALDKNKTYYLYCKSGGRSNRTAELMKENGFKEVYDLEGGITAWQAQGFPVVLPTDK